In the genome of Pristis pectinata isolate sPriPec2 chromosome 10, sPriPec2.1.pri, whole genome shotgun sequence, one region contains:
- the LOC127575057 gene encoding zinc finger CCCH domain-containing protein 6 isoform X2, which produces MEDGELEDGEIDDDGLEGNEVKKEPKESEKEDKSSHRRSKKKRKREKEREKKKTKKRKKEKHKRHSPSSGDSDFSYDSDIDNERSYKKGPVPYREYDAPFPPHAQGPGNYMKSPAQKSYNNNNADNRDYADYSDYSEEKYDTYEDEECDDFANELKQYKQAKEASNVMAPKGSSMGQMRKPGMKGIMQKGRGRGIGRGRAMRGQPKQKRKTWGPGRGSDGGMMDGCDEDGYGGANFARKKKKSQDFSYHGTGEKNRKGGICKYFLEGRCTRGDQCRYSHDVAIQKKKDICKFYLNGFCTKGDNCIFMHGEYPCKFYHTGAKCYQGDNCKFSHAPLTEETRELLDKVLNNENVNYDDNKDHSNTNDFDNYEYDYDYVYHEDDDKLEIEELRKQGISPLPKPPPGVGLLPTPPQPPNFPGQMPMGPPNNQPQPPSSPGRKIPSIFDIVVQPTDVFAHKMGLRPQFYNSTSPPHAPFDEDQPPPSQMYGSGPGPDQNMMPPGPNGPPDSPGGFGPPCPAAPHNMSVPQGMPGPIVPPNLPGQPVLQDQAEAPVPPGHPGLPPPPGFPGPPINQRPNGAPGQMGFQGPMMNMPMEHQVPPPSQSQTHPQFPSDGSQQMQQEVAYQQDMAYQQDMAYQQDIPYQQIQNPVDFYSSYYSQQAVHNLEQENHMGDGVSNSASEQRDHQSFLGTDDSRESDTESDASSSTGRKPTVNVPDFLPAKQKALFLRIKQKQQEEGGSDNKQSQLLQSRDEDETVNWYSSDEEEDGSSVKSILKTLKKQSETMKNQQHSTTEQASYIYMDPRLGKEKSSENKHSDLRSRPDLRQGTAGEVKKSSEVVSADPRLARDPRKMKVHESASIGLSVSESPKHESHPISNKQQGLDDDEDTERELREKAAIIPLETIPGATLRDPRCQLKQFSHIKMDITLSKPNFAKLVIWTPEDLLPLPLPKPDPVSSINLPLPPLIANQRLNRALSITSDSRQIADPRLSARSKENSATKSTEKNVDPRAASERPLDPRLQKSSDPRLQKSNSTDTATRESHITRADPRLSKASGGSSQVTVKIDQTTLPPYAPKLSAGGIGIGSPSTLLSGISLYDPRTQTSQSLVTSVLTTQADSSKEGEQVKKLNVPKDPTKSETIQCDSSTMYKSSVVQENTSAEDMTELGPEKSDIYKPQSKTGAVQAATASAPAVHNLPIQALAGLIRPQYSDPRQTKHSGPSNQVEEDELNSKKGKKPLKEMFKTFDPTASPFC; this is translated from the exons GGAGGATGGGGAACTTGAGGATGGGGAAATCGATGATGATGGACTTGAAGGAAATGAAGTAAAAAAAGAACCaaaagagagtgagaaagaggacAAGTCGTCCCATAGAAGGTCAAAGAAGAAGAGAAAacgagagaaagaaagggaaaagaaaaaaacaaaaaagagaaagaaagagaagcacAAG CGGCATTCTCCTTCCAGTGGTGATTCAGATTTCAGTTATGATTCTGATATTGATAATGAAAGGTCATACAAGAAAGGTCCTGTACCCTACAGGGAATATGATGCTCCTTTCCCTCCG CATGCACAAGGACCTGGGAATTACATGAAATCCCCTGCACAGAAATCTTATAACAACAACAATGCTGATAACCGTGACTATGCTGATTATAGTGACTATAGTGAAGAGAAGTATGATACCTATGAAGATGAAGAGTGTGATGACTTTGCAAATGAACTGAAACAGTACAAGCAGGCAAAGGAAGCCTCAAATGTTATGGCTCCAAAAGGGTCATCAATGGGACAGATGCGAAAACCTGGAATGAAAG GTATTATGCAGAAGGGTAGAGGTCGAGGAATTGGCCGTGGCCGTGCTATGCGAGGACAACCAAAACAGAAACGCAAAACTTGGGGACCTGGAAGAGGTTCTGATGGTGGTATGATGGATGGTTGTGATGAG GACGGTTATGGAGGTGCAAATTTTGCCCGAAAAAAGAAGAAAAGTCAAGATTTTTCATACCATGGCACAGGTGAAAAGAACAGGAAAGGAGGCATATGCAAATATTTTCTGGAGGGCCGCTGTACAAGG GGGGACCAATGCAGATATAGCCATGATGTAGCCATTCAAAAGAAGAAAGATATCTGCAAATTCTACCTTAATGGATTTTGTACCAAAGGAGACAACTGCATTTTCATGCATG GTGAATATCCATGTAAGTTCTACCATACAGGAGCAAAGTGCTATCAAGGTGATAACTGCAAGTTCTCACATGCTCCACTTACTGAAGAAACTAGGGAACTGTTAGACAAG GTGCTAaacaatgaaaatgtaaattacGATGACAACAAAGACCACAGCAATACCAATGACTTTGATAATTATGAATATGATTATGACTACGTATATCATGAAGATGATGATAAACTTGAAATAGAAGAGCTTAGGAAACAAGGCATAAGTCCTCTCCCAAAACCACCACCCGGTGTTGGTTTATTACCAACTCCTCCACAGCCACCAAACTTTCCTGGTCAAATGCCAATGGGTCCACCTAACAACCAGCCACAACCCCCCTCTTCACCAGGGAGAAAGATCCCCTCCATCTTTGATATTGTTGTACAACCAACGGATGTCTTTGCTCACAAAATGGGACTGAG GCCCCAGTTTTATAACAGCACATCACCCCCACACGCTCCATTTGATGAAGACCAACCACCTCCCTCTCAGATGTATGGATCAGGTCCAGGTCCTGATCAAAACATGATGCCTCCAGGACCCAATGGGCCTCCAGACTCTCCAGGTGGTTTTGGTCCTCCTTGCCCTGCAGCTCCACATAATATGTCAGTTCCACAAGGTATGCCTGGGCCCATCGTACCACCAAATTTACCTGGACAGCCAGTTTTACAGGACCAAGCTGAAGCACCAgtccctccaggacatccagGTTTGCCTCCCCCACCAGGATTTCCAGGTCCACCGATAAATCAAAGACCAAATGGAGCTCCAGGTCAGATGGGATTTCAGGGACCTATGATGAACATGCCCATGGAGCATCAGGTACCACCACCATCACAAAGTCAGACTCACCCACAGTTTCCGTCTGATGGATCTCAGCAAATGCAGCAAGAAGTTGCGTACCAGCAGGACATGGCATACCAACAAGATATGGCATACCAGCAAGACATCCCATACCAGCAAATCCAAAATCCAGTGGACTTCTATAGCTCTTACTATTCGCAGCAAGCAGTGCATAATTTAGAGCAAGAAAACCACATGGGAG ATGGAGTATCAAATTCAGCATCTGAGCAGAGAGATCATCAGTCTTTCTTGGGCACAGATGATTCAAGAGAAAGTGACACTGAATCAGATGCCAGCAGTTCAACAGGTCGTAAGCCTACTGTAAATGTTCCAGACTTCCTCCCAGCCAAACAAAAAGCTCTGTTTCTCAGAATTAAGCAGAAGCAGCAGGAAGAGGGAGGGTCTGACAATAAACAGTCACAGTTGCTACAGAGCAGAGATGAAG ATGAGACTGTAAATTGGTATTCAAGTGATGAAGAGGAGGATGGTAGCAGTGTAAAATCAATATTGAAAACACTTAAGAAGCAAAGTGAGACTATGAAGAACCAGCAACATTCTACAACAGAGCAGGCATCTTACATATACATGGACCCCAGACTTGGGAAAGAAAAGTCCTCTGAAAATAAACATTCAGATCTTCGATCAAGACCTGACTTGCGTCAGGGTACGGCTGGAGAAGTCAAGAAGTCTTCAGAAGTAGTCTCTGCTGATCCAAGATTAGCAAGAGATCCCAGAAAGATGAAAGTACATGAGAGTGCCAGTATAGGCCTCTCTGTCAGTGAGAGTCCTAAACATGAGTCTCATCCTATATCAAACAAGCAGCAAGGGCTGGATGATGATGAAGATACAGAACGAGAACTGAGGGAGAAAGCAGCTATAATACCTTTGGAGACTATACCTGGTGCGACCTTGCGGGATCCACGCTGTCAGCTGAAGCAGTTTAGCCACATCAAGATGGACATAACTCTGTCTAAACCCAACTTTGCAAAACTTGTCATTTGGACACCTGAAGACCTCCTTCCCTTACCTTTGCCAAAACCAGATCCAGTGTCTTCAATAAATTTGCCTCTCCCTCCACTAATAGCCAATCAACGCCTGAATAGAGCTCTGAGTATTACAAGTGACTCTCGTCAGATTGCTGACCCACGGTTGTCTGCGCGGTCTAAAGAAAATAGCGCAACAAAAAGTACAGAAAAGAACGTGGACCCGAGAGCTGCTTCTGAAAGACCTTTAGACCCACGATTACAGAAGTCATCAGATCCAAGACTGCAGAAAAGCAACAGCACCGATACTGCTACAAGAGAGTCCCACATTACACGAGCAGATCCTCGCTTATCAAAAGCAAGTGGTGGTTCATCACAAGTTACTGTTAAGATAGATCAGACCacacttcctccatatgctcccAAACTATCTGCAGGTGGCATAGGAATTGGATCGCCGAGCACTCTGCTCAGTGGCATTAGTCTCTATGATCCACGGACCCAGACTTCACAAAGTTTAGTGACTTCAGTTTTAACTACACAAGCTGATTCCTCTAAGGAAGGAGAGCAAGTGAAAAAACTTAATGTACCAAAAGATCCCACAAAATCAGAAACCATTCAGTGTGATTCATCAACAATGTATAAATCTTCAGTGGTACAGGAAAATACTAGTGCGGAGGATATGACCGAGCTCGGTCCAGAGAAATCAGACATTTACAAGCCGCAGTCAAAGACTGGAGCTGTCCAAGCAGCTACTGCTTCTGCTCCTGCAGTGCATAACCTACCAATCCAGGCTTTAGCTGGCCTAATTAGACCACAGTACAGTGACCCAAGACAAACTAAACATTCTGGACCTTCTAACCAAGTGGAGGAGGATGAGTTAAACAGTAAAAAGGGTAAAAAACCACTGAAAGAAATGTTCAAGACTTTTGATCCAACAGCATCGCCCTTCTGTTAG
- the LOC127575057 gene encoding zinc finger CCCH domain-containing protein 6 isoform X1 — MTESELAGDEREDGELEDGEIDDDGLEGNEVKKEPKESEKEDKSSHRRSKKKRKREKEREKKKTKKRKKEKHKRHSPSSGDSDFSYDSDIDNERSYKKGPVPYREYDAPFPPHAQGPGNYMKSPAQKSYNNNNADNRDYADYSDYSEEKYDTYEDEECDDFANELKQYKQAKEASNVMAPKGSSMGQMRKPGMKGIMQKGRGRGIGRGRAMRGQPKQKRKTWGPGRGSDGGMMDGCDEDGYGGANFARKKKKSQDFSYHGTGEKNRKGGICKYFLEGRCTRGDQCRYSHDVAIQKKKDICKFYLNGFCTKGDNCIFMHGEYPCKFYHTGAKCYQGDNCKFSHAPLTEETRELLDKVLNNENVNYDDNKDHSNTNDFDNYEYDYDYVYHEDDDKLEIEELRKQGISPLPKPPPGVGLLPTPPQPPNFPGQMPMGPPNNQPQPPSSPGRKIPSIFDIVVQPTDVFAHKMGLRPQFYNSTSPPHAPFDEDQPPPSQMYGSGPGPDQNMMPPGPNGPPDSPGGFGPPCPAAPHNMSVPQGMPGPIVPPNLPGQPVLQDQAEAPVPPGHPGLPPPPGFPGPPINQRPNGAPGQMGFQGPMMNMPMEHQVPPPSQSQTHPQFPSDGSQQMQQEVAYQQDMAYQQDMAYQQDIPYQQIQNPVDFYSSYYSQQAVHNLEQENHMGDGVSNSASEQRDHQSFLGTDDSRESDTESDASSSTGRKPTVNVPDFLPAKQKALFLRIKQKQQEEGGSDNKQSQLLQSRDEDETVNWYSSDEEEDGSSVKSILKTLKKQSETMKNQQHSTTEQASYIYMDPRLGKEKSSENKHSDLRSRPDLRQGTAGEVKKSSEVVSADPRLARDPRKMKVHESASIGLSVSESPKHESHPISNKQQGLDDDEDTERELREKAAIIPLETIPGATLRDPRCQLKQFSHIKMDITLSKPNFAKLVIWTPEDLLPLPLPKPDPVSSINLPLPPLIANQRLNRALSITSDSRQIADPRLSARSKENSATKSTEKNVDPRAASERPLDPRLQKSSDPRLQKSNSTDTATRESHITRADPRLSKASGGSSQVTVKIDQTTLPPYAPKLSAGGIGIGSPSTLLSGISLYDPRTQTSQSLVTSVLTTQADSSKEGEQVKKLNVPKDPTKSETIQCDSSTMYKSSVVQENTSAEDMTELGPEKSDIYKPQSKTGAVQAATASAPAVHNLPIQALAGLIRPQYSDPRQTKHSGPSNQVEEDELNSKKGKKPLKEMFKTFDPTASPFC, encoded by the exons GGAGGATGGGGAACTTGAGGATGGGGAAATCGATGATGATGGACTTGAAGGAAATGAAGTAAAAAAAGAACCaaaagagagtgagaaagaggacAAGTCGTCCCATAGAAGGTCAAAGAAGAAGAGAAAacgagagaaagaaagggaaaagaaaaaaacaaaaaagagaaagaaagagaagcacAAG CGGCATTCTCCTTCCAGTGGTGATTCAGATTTCAGTTATGATTCTGATATTGATAATGAAAGGTCATACAAGAAAGGTCCTGTACCCTACAGGGAATATGATGCTCCTTTCCCTCCG CATGCACAAGGACCTGGGAATTACATGAAATCCCCTGCACAGAAATCTTATAACAACAACAATGCTGATAACCGTGACTATGCTGATTATAGTGACTATAGTGAAGAGAAGTATGATACCTATGAAGATGAAGAGTGTGATGACTTTGCAAATGAACTGAAACAGTACAAGCAGGCAAAGGAAGCCTCAAATGTTATGGCTCCAAAAGGGTCATCAATGGGACAGATGCGAAAACCTGGAATGAAAG GTATTATGCAGAAGGGTAGAGGTCGAGGAATTGGCCGTGGCCGTGCTATGCGAGGACAACCAAAACAGAAACGCAAAACTTGGGGACCTGGAAGAGGTTCTGATGGTGGTATGATGGATGGTTGTGATGAG GACGGTTATGGAGGTGCAAATTTTGCCCGAAAAAAGAAGAAAAGTCAAGATTTTTCATACCATGGCACAGGTGAAAAGAACAGGAAAGGAGGCATATGCAAATATTTTCTGGAGGGCCGCTGTACAAGG GGGGACCAATGCAGATATAGCCATGATGTAGCCATTCAAAAGAAGAAAGATATCTGCAAATTCTACCTTAATGGATTTTGTACCAAAGGAGACAACTGCATTTTCATGCATG GTGAATATCCATGTAAGTTCTACCATACAGGAGCAAAGTGCTATCAAGGTGATAACTGCAAGTTCTCACATGCTCCACTTACTGAAGAAACTAGGGAACTGTTAGACAAG GTGCTAaacaatgaaaatgtaaattacGATGACAACAAAGACCACAGCAATACCAATGACTTTGATAATTATGAATATGATTATGACTACGTATATCATGAAGATGATGATAAACTTGAAATAGAAGAGCTTAGGAAACAAGGCATAAGTCCTCTCCCAAAACCACCACCCGGTGTTGGTTTATTACCAACTCCTCCACAGCCACCAAACTTTCCTGGTCAAATGCCAATGGGTCCACCTAACAACCAGCCACAACCCCCCTCTTCACCAGGGAGAAAGATCCCCTCCATCTTTGATATTGTTGTACAACCAACGGATGTCTTTGCTCACAAAATGGGACTGAG GCCCCAGTTTTATAACAGCACATCACCCCCACACGCTCCATTTGATGAAGACCAACCACCTCCCTCTCAGATGTATGGATCAGGTCCAGGTCCTGATCAAAACATGATGCCTCCAGGACCCAATGGGCCTCCAGACTCTCCAGGTGGTTTTGGTCCTCCTTGCCCTGCAGCTCCACATAATATGTCAGTTCCACAAGGTATGCCTGGGCCCATCGTACCACCAAATTTACCTGGACAGCCAGTTTTACAGGACCAAGCTGAAGCACCAgtccctccaggacatccagGTTTGCCTCCCCCACCAGGATTTCCAGGTCCACCGATAAATCAAAGACCAAATGGAGCTCCAGGTCAGATGGGATTTCAGGGACCTATGATGAACATGCCCATGGAGCATCAGGTACCACCACCATCACAAAGTCAGACTCACCCACAGTTTCCGTCTGATGGATCTCAGCAAATGCAGCAAGAAGTTGCGTACCAGCAGGACATGGCATACCAACAAGATATGGCATACCAGCAAGACATCCCATACCAGCAAATCCAAAATCCAGTGGACTTCTATAGCTCTTACTATTCGCAGCAAGCAGTGCATAATTTAGAGCAAGAAAACCACATGGGAG ATGGAGTATCAAATTCAGCATCTGAGCAGAGAGATCATCAGTCTTTCTTGGGCACAGATGATTCAAGAGAAAGTGACACTGAATCAGATGCCAGCAGTTCAACAGGTCGTAAGCCTACTGTAAATGTTCCAGACTTCCTCCCAGCCAAACAAAAAGCTCTGTTTCTCAGAATTAAGCAGAAGCAGCAGGAAGAGGGAGGGTCTGACAATAAACAGTCACAGTTGCTACAGAGCAGAGATGAAG ATGAGACTGTAAATTGGTATTCAAGTGATGAAGAGGAGGATGGTAGCAGTGTAAAATCAATATTGAAAACACTTAAGAAGCAAAGTGAGACTATGAAGAACCAGCAACATTCTACAACAGAGCAGGCATCTTACATATACATGGACCCCAGACTTGGGAAAGAAAAGTCCTCTGAAAATAAACATTCAGATCTTCGATCAAGACCTGACTTGCGTCAGGGTACGGCTGGAGAAGTCAAGAAGTCTTCAGAAGTAGTCTCTGCTGATCCAAGATTAGCAAGAGATCCCAGAAAGATGAAAGTACATGAGAGTGCCAGTATAGGCCTCTCTGTCAGTGAGAGTCCTAAACATGAGTCTCATCCTATATCAAACAAGCAGCAAGGGCTGGATGATGATGAAGATACAGAACGAGAACTGAGGGAGAAAGCAGCTATAATACCTTTGGAGACTATACCTGGTGCGACCTTGCGGGATCCACGCTGTCAGCTGAAGCAGTTTAGCCACATCAAGATGGACATAACTCTGTCTAAACCCAACTTTGCAAAACTTGTCATTTGGACACCTGAAGACCTCCTTCCCTTACCTTTGCCAAAACCAGATCCAGTGTCTTCAATAAATTTGCCTCTCCCTCCACTAATAGCCAATCAACGCCTGAATAGAGCTCTGAGTATTACAAGTGACTCTCGTCAGATTGCTGACCCACGGTTGTCTGCGCGGTCTAAAGAAAATAGCGCAACAAAAAGTACAGAAAAGAACGTGGACCCGAGAGCTGCTTCTGAAAGACCTTTAGACCCACGATTACAGAAGTCATCAGATCCAAGACTGCAGAAAAGCAACAGCACCGATACTGCTACAAGAGAGTCCCACATTACACGAGCAGATCCTCGCTTATCAAAAGCAAGTGGTGGTTCATCACAAGTTACTGTTAAGATAGATCAGACCacacttcctccatatgctcccAAACTATCTGCAGGTGGCATAGGAATTGGATCGCCGAGCACTCTGCTCAGTGGCATTAGTCTCTATGATCCACGGACCCAGACTTCACAAAGTTTAGTGACTTCAGTTTTAACTACACAAGCTGATTCCTCTAAGGAAGGAGAGCAAGTGAAAAAACTTAATGTACCAAAAGATCCCACAAAATCAGAAACCATTCAGTGTGATTCATCAACAATGTATAAATCTTCAGTGGTACAGGAAAATACTAGTGCGGAGGATATGACCGAGCTCGGTCCAGAGAAATCAGACATTTACAAGCCGCAGTCAAAGACTGGAGCTGTCCAAGCAGCTACTGCTTCTGCTCCTGCAGTGCATAACCTACCAATCCAGGCTTTAGCTGGCCTAATTAGACCACAGTACAGTGACCCAAGACAAACTAAACATTCTGGACCTTCTAACCAAGTGGAGGAGGATGAGTTAAACAGTAAAAAGGGTAAAAAACCACTGAAAGAAATGTTCAAGACTTTTGATCCAACAGCATCGCCCTTCTGTTAG